One Nomascus leucogenys isolate Asia chromosome 22a, Asia_NLE_v1, whole genome shotgun sequence DNA segment encodes these proteins:
- the SDR39U1 gene encoding epimerase family protein SDR39U1 isoform X1 has protein sequence MRVLVGGGTGFIGTALTQLLNARGHEVTLVSRQPGPGRITWVRPSSGSGWEGRVGRGRGTVCFLRQDELAASGLPSCDAAVNLAGENILNPLRRWNETFQKEVLGSRLKTTQLLAKAITKAPQPPKAWVLVTGVAYYQPSLTAEYDEDSPGGDFDFFSNLVTKWEAAARLPGDSTRQVVVRSGVVLGRGGGAIGHMLLPFRLGLGGPIGSGHQFFPWIHIGDLAGILTHALEANHVHGVLNGVAPSSATNAEFAQTLAAALGRRAFIPLPSTVVQAVFGRERAIMLLEGQKVIPRRTLATGYQYSFPELGAALKEIVA, from the exons ATGCGTGTGCTTGTGG GTGGCGGGACAGGCTTCATTGGGACAGCCCTAACCCAGCTGCTGAATGCCAGAGGCCACGAAGTGACGTTGGTCTCCCGACAGCCCGGGCCCGGCCGGATCACGTGGGTACGTCCATCCTCTGGAAGCGGGTGGGAGGGCAGAGTTGGGCGGGGCAGGGGCACTGTGTGCTTTCTCCGACAGGATGAGCTCGCTGCATCGGGGCTGCCCAGCTGCGATGCCGCCGTCAACCTGGCCGGAGAGAACATCCTCAACCCTCTCCGAAG ATGGAATGAGACCTTCCAAAAAGAGGTTCTCGGCAGCCGCCTAAAGACCACTCAGTTGCTGGCTAAAGCCATCACCAAAGCCCCACAACCCCCCAAGGCCTGGGTCTTAGTCACAGGTGTAG CTTACTACCAGCCCAGTCTGACTGCAGAGTATGATGAAGACAGCCCAGGAGGGGACTTTGACTTTTTCTCCAACCTCGTAACCAAATGGGAAGCTGCAGCCAGGCTTCCTGGAGATTCTACACGCCAGGTGGTGGTGCGCTCGG GGGTTGTGCTGGGCCGTGGGGGTGGTGCCATCGGCCACATGCTGCTGCCCTTTCGCCTGGGCCTGGGGGGCCCCATCGGCTCAGGCCACCAATTCTTCCCCTGGATACACATTGGGGACCTGGCAGGAATCCTGACCCATGCCCTTGAAGCAAACCACGTGCACGGGGTCCTGAATGGAGTGGCTCCATCCTCCGCCACTAATGCTGAGTTTGCCCAGACCTTGGCTGCTGCCCTGGGCCGCCGAGCCTTCATCCCTCTCCCCAGCACTGTGGTGCAAGCTGTCTTTGGGCGAGAGCGTGCCATCATGCTGCTGGAGGGCCAGAAGGTGATCCCACGGCGAACACTGGCCACTGGTTACCAGTATTCCTTCCCAGAGCTAGGGGCTGCCTTAAAGGAAATTGTAGCCTAA
- the SDR39U1 gene encoding epimerase family protein SDR39U1 isoform X2 — MRVLVGGGTGFIGTALTQLLNARGHEVTLVSRQPGPGRITWDELAASGLPSCDAAVNLAGENILNPLRRWNETFQKEVLGSRLKTTQLLAKAITKAPQPPKAWVLVTGVAYYQPSLTAEYDEDSPGGDFDFFSNLVTKWEAAARLPGDSTRQVVVRSGVVLGRGGGAIGHMLLPFRLGLGGPIGSGHQFFPWIHIGDLAGILTHALEANHVHGVLNGVAPSSATNAEFAQTLAAALGRRAFIPLPSTVVQAVFGRERAIMLLEGQKVIPRRTLATGYQYSFPELGAALKEIVA; from the exons ATGCGTGTGCTTGTGG GTGGCGGGACAGGCTTCATTGGGACAGCCCTAACCCAGCTGCTGAATGCCAGAGGCCACGAAGTGACGTTGGTCTCCCGACAGCCCGGGCCCGGCCGGATCACGTGG GATGAGCTCGCTGCATCGGGGCTGCCCAGCTGCGATGCCGCCGTCAACCTGGCCGGAGAGAACATCCTCAACCCTCTCCGAAG ATGGAATGAGACCTTCCAAAAAGAGGTTCTCGGCAGCCGCCTAAAGACCACTCAGTTGCTGGCTAAAGCCATCACCAAAGCCCCACAACCCCCCAAGGCCTGGGTCTTAGTCACAGGTGTAG CTTACTACCAGCCCAGTCTGACTGCAGAGTATGATGAAGACAGCCCAGGAGGGGACTTTGACTTTTTCTCCAACCTCGTAACCAAATGGGAAGCTGCAGCCAGGCTTCCTGGAGATTCTACACGCCAGGTGGTGGTGCGCTCGG GGGTTGTGCTGGGCCGTGGGGGTGGTGCCATCGGCCACATGCTGCTGCCCTTTCGCCTGGGCCTGGGGGGCCCCATCGGCTCAGGCCACCAATTCTTCCCCTGGATACACATTGGGGACCTGGCAGGAATCCTGACCCATGCCCTTGAAGCAAACCACGTGCACGGGGTCCTGAATGGAGTGGCTCCATCCTCCGCCACTAATGCTGAGTTTGCCCAGACCTTGGCTGCTGCCCTGGGCCGCCGAGCCTTCATCCCTCTCCCCAGCACTGTGGTGCAAGCTGTCTTTGGGCGAGAGCGTGCCATCATGCTGCTGGAGGGCCAGAAGGTGATCCCACGGCGAACACTGGCCACTGGTTACCAGTATTCCTTCCCAGAGCTAGGGGCTGCCTTAAAGGAAATTGTAGCCTAA